Genomic segment of Pseudomonadota bacterium:
ACCAGTGGATGGTGCGCATCCGGAGGAACGCCTGCTGCGACTTCTCACCATGGGCCGATGCCTCCGGGGCATACAGGCCCGTGGCGCCGACCACCATCGCGAGACCCGCGGCGGCCCAGCGCCCGACCCTCTTTATCGTTGCTGTCTTACTCATGTCTTAGCCTCATCGTGTTATTAGGTTCGCGTTTCTTCGGACTGCGGTCTAGTACTCCGTCAGGTACTTCGTGGTGCAGAACCAACGACCGAAGAAGTGCCAGATGAAATAGATGAGAACGCAGATGAACCCGGAGAAGAAGGCCGAAACCGGCACCACGTCTTTACCGAAGGTCCTCAGGGTGCCTTTCTCGACGAAGCGGATGTACTCGGGCGTACCCGTCCGCACGTAGTGGTAACCCTGGATGTCGGCGATGGTCATGGCCATCCCATGGTACTCGACCGGCTGATGCAGGGGCGCCAGCATGACCCAGTTACCGGGATAGAAGATGAGGCCAAATCCCAGACCGCCTACCACGGCCGTGACCAGGAAGCTCTTCGACCACAGCAGGACGACATCGAGGATGATGGCGCCCGGGACCAAGGTCGCGGCCCACACGAAGTTGATGGGGAAGTAGGTCCAGCCCCAGAAGTTGAAGTAACGGTTGACCCACTCGCCGAACAGCAACCCCAGGATGGTGAAGGTCGCCGCGAAGGGGAGGCGCAGCTTGCCCCACAGGAAGTATTGCGCCGCCGCAGGGAAGGTGATGCACATGATCGGCGTCACCGTGACCCACAGACGGCGATCCTTCCAGTCCGTCCAGAAGTCCCAGTCGCCCATCGTCAGCATGGCGTGGACGTGGAACCCGCCCGTGAACACCAGGAACGACAGGGTCAGGATCAGCCAGTCGGCCGTCCTGGAAGCCTGAACGATCTCGGCTTTCGTAAATACCGTAGGTGAATAGGAACTCATTGATAGATGCCTCCTCGTTTTATCGATTATGGTGCAGCGCGGCAGCGAGAGGGCCTCTGTGCGGCACAGCCACCCTCCCCCTTGTCGCTATTGTAGCTCTTGGGGGTCGGAAACCGGCCGTTGATTGATGTGATCGCACAACGGCCGGTTTATTCAGCTTACCGCTTCCATGCTCGACCTCTCTCGTTCCGTGCTTACGCGCTTAGCCTGATTCGCTTAGCTTGATTGCTTCAGGGTCGGCCCGACGAGATTCCCGATATCCTCGAAAATCTGCAATAGCAGGCCGCAAAGGCCTAACGCCATCCAGCCGAAGAACACGAATCCGTAGTGCAACGGCGCTACGAACAGCTCTTCCATCCACCAGAAAGTGTGACCCCACTCGTTGAGGCCGACGTTCGGGAGGATCATGAAGGGTCCGACGACCACGACCAGGTACGGCAGGGACACCCCCTTCGAGAAGCAGGGGATCCGGGTGCGAGCATACATGAAGGCGCCCCAACCCGTGAGGATGTAGATCGGGTAGCTCATGTAGAACTCGATGATGTGGCTGGGCGTGAAGTCCGTGTCACGGATGACGGTCTGGTGCCAGGTGCCATCCTGCTCGGTGTAGAAGCTGGCGCCCCAGTAGATAGCGATGCCGTAGGCGACCAACCACACCAAGTGATGGAAATGGTTCGTCAGAACCTCCGTCGAGGTCAGGGCATCCATATCCCGGGTCCGGGTCTTCCAGAGGTACCCTCCGATGGCGGCGAACAACGGGATATATA
This window contains:
- a CDS encoding methane monooxygenase/ammonia monooxygenase subunit A, with product MSSYSPTVFTKAEIVQASRTADWLILTLSFLVFTGGFHVHAMLTMGDWDFWTDWKDRRLWVTVTPIMCITFPAAAQYFLWGKLRLPFAATFTILGLLFGEWVNRYFNFWGWTYFPINFVWAATLVPGAIILDVVLLWSKSFLVTAVVGGLGFGLIFYPGNWVMLAPLHQPVEYHGMAMTIADIQGYHYVRTGTPEYIRFVEKGTLRTFGKDVVPVSAFFSGFICVLIYFIWHFFGRWFCTTKYLTEY
- a CDS encoding methane monooxygenase/ammonia monooxygenase subunit C, whose translation is MAASQAVASQVKVEKAHSYLNQTNLWLMVGGFTFFNLFVRWYEEVYGWSAGLDAFAPEFKTYWMNWLYIETALYIPLFAAIGGYLWKTRTRDMDALTSTEVLTNHFHHLVWLVAYGIAIYWGASFYTEQDGTWHQTVIRDTDFTPSHIIEFYMSYPIYILTGWGAFMYARTRIPCFSKGVSLPYLVVVVGPFMILPNVGLNEWGHTFWWMEELFVAPLHYGFVFFGWMALGLCGLLLQIFEDIGNLVGPTLKQSS